Part of the Cercospora beticola chromosome 5, complete sequence genome is shown below.
atagtctaTAAGCCTTAATCTAGCGTATAATACTCTTCGTAATTTAAAGCTAGtacttaattatattatttaaTTGCTAGTCTATACTAATaaagtttatatagtacgagaaatagataatatacttaatctatagataatctttatagataaactaagtagtagttttATTATTCGAGGCGCTATCTAGATAGACGGCTaagatctatatattattagattcGGCTTAATCGATAATaagctttagctactaaaAAATATATTTACCTATTATTAACTTAGTATCTATCTTAACGTAAGAGTATAGCTAGGACttcgaatatatataaattagtagaTTAAGAACGTACTAACTCCGAAGGTTTAACTAGCCGTCGCTAATTAGAGTAACGCTCTCGTAATTAGTAGGCTTACTAATATCGTTCTATAGAAGTTTCGTATCTTTGcgatctactttatctaatagtatactagataaGGTAGGTCTAGATAGTAGACGCTAGTTAACTCCGAGAAGCTTAAAAACCTTTAAGAGATTAGCGTTCTAGCCTATATTAAGCTCCTTCGTATTATCGAAAATATaggtatactaagtataattaaGAGCGACCTTTAGCTCGATAGTAAGACTTCGAACTTAAGGTACTATTACTAactcttaatactatagttttAAAGAGCCGTTAGGTAAGCGTTTATAGATACGCTAGTATCCTTTAATATAGGTATAATTATCGCTAGattactagatactataaaatttatatataaagcgctTAACGCTAGAATACTAGTCCTTATTACGTTCGactattaactagtatatattcgagTTTAGAACTATActcttataaactactacGTCTTCGAttttatactacttctaattatataaaggagcttactatagtagtatagctagtagattAGCTCCTTTCGCTAGCTAGTAAGGcgattctatagtagtagtctcgctataactactactagataatactatagttagaaaTACTATTCTTCTAGGCGTCTTTAGAATCGGCTTATTTCGTATAGACtacttagtattcttctactacctataaagtatctagattagtagtaatacgttcgtattatctatattaacttctattTCGTccgctatagtatctatatcgctaaatactagagatTCGCgtagcttctatattatcTTCCGCTTATACTTTTTTAATAATTCTATCTCTACCTCGTTATTACTAAAGCTCTCGAATATATTATCGGTAGCTAGCGGCTAGATAAGTAGCTAGATAGACGTAGTTTAGTACCTATTCGAGCGTCGAGTCGCTAGCGGAAGTAGTTTCTTAAGTAGAGGTAGTTTCTTAGAGTCGATATCGTTACtaatatatttctttatagtattcgctaCCTTCGCGGCCTTCGCTAGTTTCTTCGGTACTATTAGCGATACgcctactaaactacctaggACGAGTTTACCGTTAGAAATCGTATAAGCCgctagattagctaatataggccgtatagtttatcgctacgtactattaaattgtattctcgtaggcactcgtcggatagatataatatagtagaagtagagataataagtaggaactaaccgagttgaTTATactagttagttataggttatatcttactcctaagataggtattagctaggttatataacctagtgttatataacctatattacctaatcctaatctctaaagtatctcttagaatatctaactagactgcactttctaatactcctacttaggctagatagtcttctgcctatattcctatatttaaatctatccctaaattataataagttattaggtgctatagttatatagttagagctatatacctaatctatcttagtttaactccttagcctagtatctacgaatccttcttctagtatatactataagggagatagcttcgtttttgcttctctactaggcttttccttttagactatatatagattcctagatcctaattacttattatatatagcaagctacttctcctatagtacaactcctaggcttaatattacctaattaaggatattatatatctcttaattaagtatcctcttttattaattctaggtctagagttcaatctatagttagagctagaatcttttgcccttttctatataagctagagttgtcttataaactcctaaaactatagcctactctttagtttagttaggctattagtaactatctcttttattagaatatattctactataatctttCTCTGCTACTAGAGAtgtctaatatagttatatataatattaatatatattgaattgtattctcgtaggcactcgtcggataggtataatatagtagaagtagagataataagtaggaactaaccgagttaattatattagttagttataggttgcatcttacttctaagataggtattagctagattatataacctagtgttacataacctatattacctaatcctaatccctaaagtgtctcttagaatatctaactagactgcactttctaacacgtactactattatagtatagctagcctattaaggcgtagctagccTATTAAGGCGTATCGATAGGCATAAGACAgttaaagtactatagatcGTATAGTAGGTGCGGAGAGGTCGCTTACGGATGCCTTACAGCCTAATTCCTTGGCTTATAAGCGGATTGTAAGCGCTTACGTAAGATTTTACATCGCTACTTTTGAACAAGTCTTCGGCTTCAATAGCTCCCTGCTAGAAATGAGTGAGATGCTTAGAATGCGCATGACTGATCTGTTTCTCACATCTTCTGGTCTTGGTCCATGAGgcaatgcagcagcaagagctgtGATAAGGAGAATGGCGATGTGGGAACGCATGTCGGTAGTAGTTGCGATGAGATTGCTCTTTTGGTGGACTATCGTGGTACAGGTGTGTTAGAACAGTCTACACGTTCGGATAGCGGGTGTATCTCTTATATGATCAGCAGCTCTAGCTGTTAGCTGTGATTCTTGCCTCATCGCAAGTCAAACGGGTCAAGTTCGGGCAGTCGTACAGACATGCAACGCCCGCAACCTAGCTTGAACCATGAATTGAACCATGAGCTAGAGAAAAGTGGAATCGAGTTGCAACAACTATTGCTCAGAGCTCATGGATCTCCTTGCACGCAACCGCATGGGCCTGACATATGAGCTGCCAAATGACTTGCTCTTTCATGCTCCAGTGCAGTGCCCGTATCTATCAAACTCTTATGTCCCCAAGGACTTTCTTCCATCCGCGACCAGATACTTATCAAGCATCCACCACGCCAGGAACGACTAGACAATCTCTGAGTTATGGCATACACCGACAAAAGTGATCACCAGTCACTACTGGAGAGCAGTGAGCAGGACGCCGACTACGTGAGAAGAAAGCCAGCACCAATCTGCAAGCCGGCATGCGCCTTCTATCTTCATATCCTCCTCTGGCTGGTCGCGATCGTCACGGGTTACTATTGGACACAGAACCAAGTAGAGCGAGCGAAGCGACTGTGCGGCCAAATCATCTACTGTTTGTCTCACCAATATTGTGATACTTTACCATCCATGTTGACGATCAGCAGCTCCTGTTCAAAATGAGATCGAATACGAAGTTCGTGTCTTCTCTCAAGCCTTCAAGCCCGAGGTTACTGAGTATTGGGGCCCGCCGACTGAGAAGAGCAATAAATTGTGGGAGGATCTGCTGAACAGTAAGCGCATTGTCACCACGTATAGCTCGCAACACTATACTGACAAGAGTGCATTGACAGTCGGAGGAGGAGTGACACTTACCAGAGAAGAAGCATCGCATCTTGCGAATCAAACATCGCGACTCGACCCGTACTACCCAGGAAAGTACTACGCTCAGATCGGCGTGATACATCAACTTCACTGCCTAGTGTGTTGTCCCCACATCTTCGACCGCAACTGCGCGCAAACTGATATCAGCATAGTACAACCTCCGGCTGGCATTATTCTCGAATCGATCGATGTACGATGGCACACGTCGAAAGGGTCTGCTCGACGACGACCACATGTATCATTGCATTGAGAACCTTCGAGAAGCACTGATGTGTCACGGTGACATCTCATATGTTGTGATGCAGTGGCACGAGGGACGACAACGCAATGTTCTCCACGGCAGTACACCTCACAGCTGTCGCAACTTTGAGAAAATCGTCGAGTGGATTAAACCTCGTGCTGTTCATAAGTTCAACTGGGCCGAGTATCATATGGACCCGACATTGGTTGTGGATGGGCCAAAGATCCAGATATGAGAGCCTCAACGGAGACCGGGTTTGTTTAGCCATTATCCAATGTGATTCCACTTCAGTATCTCCAGCAATCCTCTCCGAGTCTGCGAGATATCTTCTAAAACGGCACAGCAGATGCACTGTCTGTGCCTCTGATGCTTCAACGTTGAAAGATCAGCATGCTCGTGTATTGCCCTGTCTTGTACGTGGAAGTAACCTGGTCAGACTCATAATTGGGACTGTTGGCTATACGGAAACGGAGCAATGGACAATTCTGTCAAGCTCGGATCCGTTGAATCGATCGGGGTTTCCTGCTTGACGTTCTTGCCCTAACGGGGGCTATGTCGTGGATTCTCGAGGTGCACGTGCTACGAATCTCTGCCCTACTGTAACGACCGTGCTGTAGGTTCAAGAGGTCCTTGCGCTTGAAACTTCTGCCCTCTGGAACGTTGCTGTTGGCTACTGCTCCTAGCAAAAGAGTCAGCTTGACGACCATGCGCCAGATCACTAATGAAACTGAACTCTACCACATGATCTGCTGACTGAAAGCCCGACTTCATGAATGTGCCATGACGCTTCAAGAACTGCGCCTTGTCAGGATCAACGATCGCTGCAAAGTCATTTCTAGCGTCCTGGTCGAAAGGATTGACTTTTGATCCCTCGTCTTGTTTGTAGCCGATTCGCACCCAACTGATGCTGTGCGCGCTTCGATCCTGCGGGATGCAGTTCTGTGGCGTGAGGCGAATGCTCGAGTGTCCATTGGTTGCCAACGTACTGGGGCGATTCCCTGTAATGAGGACGTGGTGCACCCCTAGAACGACCCAAACAACAAGGTCAACTTGCTCCAAGCCCTAGCTATCAAGAAATGTGGCCAAATCGATTGGTGGGTCGTGAATTTCTTGATTGCTATAGAGCTGTGCAGCGCGGGCCTGGCAATCATGCTGCATAGTAACATATTTGGAACTGGAATGGTGATCGTCGATGCTGTTGCTCTACCACAAAGCGAGTTAAACCTTCTTGCTCGCGGTGACATACCCAGCAGCTGTATGCCGCTGCCAGGGTGCGTCAGCTGTGGCCTCAAAGATGCAGATCGCTTTCTTGTGGATCATAGGCCTACCGGCCTGAAAGTATGTGACATCGAGGTAGGATGAGCCGATTGGACAATCGTAGCCAGGTAAGAGCTCGAACGCATGCGTGCCAAATTCATCGGCTGAGTCCAGAGGGGCGGGGTTGGACTGGAATGGATTGCGGCCTGGATAGATTTTGGTCTTTGAGCACGGACAACAAGCTTGACTAAGTATATGCGTGAACAAACGAGCATAGTGAGCTAGCCCCTCCTGCAGACTGAGCTCGAAAATCAGAGGCAGCCCTTTGAAACGGAGATCAAAAAGCCCCAGGCCCGTTTCCTGGCTGAACCCCAGGAAAAATTCAAAACCCATCCATGATATTGAGCCTTCATCCGTATCCAAAGAGTATCGCAATGCGCTGAGACCCATCGGAGGCGTAATGATGTCCAATGGCAGCACGGGCTGCTGAGCATCGGTGCCCACCCAATCGCCGTTGAAGTTCATCCCCAGTTTGACAAAGCTTTCGGAGAGACAGGCGTCTCTGAGTTCTTGTGTAGTGGAGTATGCCTCATTGTCGTAGAACCATGATAAGATTTCCCAAGAGTGGGGATCCCTTCCAGTGACATCAGCCTCAAAGTAGAGGCCAGTCGGCAGAAGTGTTGAGCTATCGAACCTTGCGGAGGACACCCCACGAAAAGTGTACCAGGTGATGATTTGCCCATCTTCTTTCTGTCCGAGTGGATCAGTGGGCACAATGTGTAGCGAATCATTAGCCGCGCCCACGGCAGCACCGTTCAGAAGGAACTGGGTAATGTCTGAGACTGATATTCCGATTTCGTGCAACCAGTGCTGGTACGATTCGCTCTTCTTGTCGACACGCAGGTCGCGCACTCTGCCACTGGTCTTTCGGGTCCATGGAAAGTCCGAAGTCTGCCATTCAGTAGTGTTCTCTGAAACAGGTAGGGGCCCAACTAGGATTTCCGCGAAATGCGGCTCGGACGTTGCGCTGAATTGCAAGAGTGCCCGCGCGTAACGCGCAGGGGCCTGATGTCTAGAGCGCATATAAGACAGGACTTGAGATTTATCCGGTCGTTAGAGCTCGATCGATGCACTGATCGGAATTGTCAGCCATGTGGGCTTGTACTCCGGGCTGTAGAGTTTGTGACATGGAGTTAGACCAGGTTGCAGCCATATCAGTCGCATCAGCCTTGCTCAAGTTCAGCTCTGGCTGCTGAAGTAGCCATGCTGCGACCTCGGCCATCTCCCTTGAGCTTAAATCTTTCCACGGATTTGTGGcggtagaagtagtagtaacgACATGCCCAATGAGCACAAGGCTCCATGCCATGCAGTATAGGTCTCGCATCGTGATGTTACAACTCGACAATAGTAGTGGATAGTTGACAACGCAGCACCCATTTATGCCTTCAGAGAGCAGCTCAGTTCCAGCCTTCTGATAAGGAACCGCGCACGAAACCTTCAGCTTTTGTCGGTGTGTGCGAACCAAGGATACTGTGACTGTCCCACGATGTAGCCGGGGTGGGGTGGGGATCCTCGACTGATGACTAGAAAGGCCCATGGCATTTCATCTGTTGCAACAACAGATGCTCTTCGTACAAGGGCCGGGGCTCACTGGATCTCATCGAACTCCACAAGGAATGCAACTAGCTGTATGAATCAGGAAAGCCGCGAAATGGCGTCGATGCCCTGTCACTCATATCAAGCCGCGTCACGTACGTGATATCTCTCTAGCCGTGGTCAGTGCGTGGCTGCTCGAGCCAAATGCTCCAGCCACTGAGCATGACACCGCGCAGAGAACAGTCTACATACGTACAACCCCGATCCATTCTGGCACATGAAACGCACCTGAATATGTGCTTCTGCAGATGGTTATCGAGCCAGCGCTGGTGGGAGATTTGTCGATCGAGATCCCGTGCGGCTTTGGGGAGAAGGCAGTACCCCCGGAAGCTTCAAGTTGACCCTAGATTTGCACGGGCGTCAAATTGCTTCGCACCGTCTGCGCGGTCCTGATGTTACTGCACTCGAAGGCACACAAGACGAGCGTGTTGGGGCTATCCGAATTGTTGCAACCGATCGAGGTCAGACGATTGGCCGAAATATGCTCTGAATCGGCCGTGAAAGCGGAACATGTCC
Proteins encoded:
- a CDS encoding uncharacterized protein (antiSMASH:Cluster_17) — encoded protein: MAEVAAWLLQQPELNLSKADATDMAATWSNSMSQTLQPGVQAHMADNSDQHQAPARYARALLQFSATSEPHFAEILVGPLPVSENTTEWQTSDFPWTRKTSGRVRDLRVDKKSESYQHWLHEIGISVSDITQFLLNGAAVGAANDSLHIVPTDPLGQKEDGQIITWYTFRGVSSARFDSSTLLPTGLYFEADVTGRDPHSWEILSWFYDNEAYSTTQELRDACLSESFVKLGMNFNGDWVGTDAQQPVLPLDIITPPMGLSALRYSLDTDEGSISWMGFEFFLGFSQETGLGLFDLRFKGLPLIFELSLQEGLAHYARLFTHILSQACCPCSKTKIYPGRNPFQSNPAPLDSADEFGTHAFELLPGYDCPIGSSYLDVTYFQAGRPMIHKKAICIFEATADAPWQRHTAAGYVTASKKV
- a CDS encoding uncharacterized protein (antiSMASH:Cluster_17); this translates as MAYTDKSDHQSLLESSEQDADYVRRKPAPICKPACAFYLHILLWLVAIVTGYYWTQNQVERAKRLCGQIIYSPVQNEIEYEVRVFSQAFKPEVTEYWGPPTEKSNKLWEDLLNIGGGVTLTREEASHLANQTSRLDPYYPGKYYAQIGVIHQLHCLYNLRLALFSNRSMYDGTRRKGLLDDDHMYHCIENLREALMCHGDISYVVMQWHEGRQRNVLHGSTPHSCRNFEKIVEWIKPRAVHKFNWAEYHMDPTLVVDGPKIQI